The Pyrenophora tritici-repentis strain M4 chromosome 10, whole genome shotgun sequence genome contains a region encoding:
- a CDS encoding Dimer-Tnp-hAT domain containing protein, whose protein sequence is MPAKRTRVNALEIATTSKRPRVAARHRGTASQPVLVDTRPFSPSPPPPPLSPRQALVAAPQAPNFEATLRESRAEETIIPPPEGSEHATVAASGAASEAVDEGFVWVEDKYDGFNWSRYPKHCKPPTSLSNRASWVYSHSYRIALRSNVAKVTWICHYCYKHKFTTVGRGIHDVSQSPSAPARHLGEDKKGHGLKPPSKRTTVAPRKETLLERALQKGCSQAVANELTNFNIQEFRLAAVTWLVENNLPLSQFESSSFRNMIQLASVEAERALWASHNSVSRYVIRLYNYLLPKVVASLSESMSKVHISFDGWTTKGGKRGYLGIVAHYVDSSGELRDLPIALPQLTGAHTGEAMAEVVMAIFKQFEITVGKLGYFVLDNAHNNNTTINTLALQMGFSATERRLRCGPHTLNLIGQMLLWGEEKESYDNEETERVNEAENMATWRGDGPLGVLLAVINYIKTPQQYALFEKYQKLAIRDQPVNAPTEQHKIKEPVKPVVTRWNSYVSCFERAVELQLAVNGYANYHIQKIETEDAYARSRNNKLPAAPDWMRSDGINAHDWQVIAEYIDVLRPLKQATKRLEGRGKSGAFGAIAEVIPVFEYLLGVYEDRLQSYEDVIHDEHTESPEDHLAINLRAALVKAREYYNKLDLSPAYYAATILHPRYKSYLDAAWADKPDWLESSNRKFQHLWADFIEPAGLTENEEDEYEAWKRSEPIASEGVDPIKYWVGLRDRYPSLSKFAIDMLSIPGSSCECERLFSELGDLLEPRRRSISPQLLAAIQCDRRWIRAGFGSGEVPVKEAISDEEMDAKYGEKLNDYYSKLNDSPAYFAACALHPYYRRYCEKAWQYTTSTPLTKPLKERNNSTINEAISYIISDSEDDNKLTDKYDRWRKLELKWTNHDLKQLYNLTAWEQPSDSSKYSLSLSSSTTSRVIRIAASYSFNIPSRA, encoded by the exons atgccagcaaaaagaacacgcgttaatgctctagaaatcgcgacaacttcgaagcgccctagagtcgcagcgcgtcatcgcgggactgccagccaacctgtgctagtcgatactcggccattctcaccatctccacctcctccaccgctgtcgccgcgtcaagctctcgtcgccgcgccacaagcaccaaattttgaagcgaccctccgagagtcgcgcgccgaagagacaatcatcccaccacctgagggcagcgagcatgccactgttgcagcttcaggagcagctagcgaggctgtcgacgagggtttcgtatgggtagaggacaaatacgacggctttaattggagtcgctacccaaagcactgcaagccgcccacatcactttcgaaccgagcaagctgggtatacagccatagctatcgcatcgccttgcgcagcaacgtcgcaaaagtcacgtggatctgccactattgctataagcacaagttcactactgttggccgtggcatacatgacgtctcgcagtctccatcagcgccagcacgtcatctcggagaagacaagaaaggtcatggcttgaagcctccaagtaagcgcactaccgtcgctcctcggaaagaaactctcctcgaacgcgcccttcagaagggctgctctcaggctgttgccaacgagcttaccaacttcaatatacaagagtttaggcttgcggccgtcacctggctcgtcgaaaacaacctcccactctcacaattcgaatcatcgtcttttcgcaatatgatacaattagctagcgtagaggcagaacgagccctgtgggcatctcataacagcgtctcacgatacgttatacgcctgtacaactacctgttaccaaaggttgtcgcaagcctttcagaatcaatgagcaaagtccatataagctttgacggatggacgacaaaaggtggcaagcgcggttacttaggtatcgtcgcccactacgttgatagctctggcgagctcagggacttgcctattgcgctcccacaactgacaggtgcccacaccggcgaggccatggctgaggtcgtgatggcaatattcaagcagttcgaaatcactgtgggcaagctcggttacttcgtcctcgacaacgcacataacaacaacaccacgatcaacactctcgccttgcagatgggcttcagcgctaccgagcgtcgccttcgctgcggtcctcatacgcttaatctcattggccagatgctactctggggtgaggagaaagagtcctacgacaacgaggagactgagcgcgtgaacgaagctgagaacatggctacttggcgaggcgatggaccattaggagtgcttctcgcggttatcaactacatcaaaacaccacaacagtacgctctttttgagaagtatcagaagctcgctattagggaccagcctgtcaacgcgccaacagaacagcacaaaatcaaggagcccgtcaagccagttgttactcgctggaactcttacgtttcgtgttttgagcgcgctgttgagttgcaattagcggttaatgggtacgccaactaccatattcagaagattgaaactgaagacgcgtacgcccgaagtcgtaacaacaagctgcctgcagcgccggattggatgaggtctgatgggatcaatgcccatgactggcaggtgattgctgagtatattgatgtgctcaggccactgaaacaagctacaaaacggcttgaaggccgcggcaaaagcggtgcttttggagcaatcgctgaggttattccagtatttgaatacttacttggagtctatgaggaccgcttgcaaagctatgaagacgtcattcacgatgagcatacagagtcacccgaagaccaccttgctatcaacctccgcgctgccctagttaaagcccgcgagtactacaacaagctcgacctctcgccagcttactatgctgctacaatccttcatcctcgctacaaaagctaccttgacgcagcgtgggcggataagcctgattggctagagagcagcaaccgcaagtttcaacatttgtgggcgga ctttattgagcctgcagggcttacggagaacgaggaggatgaatatgaggcttggaaacgcagcgaaccgatcgctagcgagggcgtcgaccctataaaatactgggtaggactccgcgatcgctaccccagccttagcaaatttgctatcgacatgctatcaatcccaggctcaagctgtgagtgtgagcgcttattcagcgagctgggtgacctcctcgagccccgtcggcgcagcatttctccgcaacttctagcagcaatacagtgcgatcgacgatggataagagctggatttggcagtggtgaggtgcctgtaaaggaggctatcagcgatgaggagatggacgcgaaatacggt GAGAAGCTCAACGACTACTACAGTAAACTTAACGACTCACCCGCGTACTTTGCGGCCTGCGCTCTTCACCCGTACTATCGACGCTATTGCGAGAAGGCGTGGC AGTATACGACCTCTACTCCTCTAACAAAGCCCTTAAAAGAGCGTAATAACAGCACTATTAACGAGGCTATCTCGTATATTATAAGCGATAGCGAGGACGATAATAAGCTCACAGATAAGTACGACAGGTGGCGCAAATTAGAGCTAAAGTGGACGA ATCACGACCTTAAGCAGTTGTACAACCTCACAGCGTGGGAGCAACCTAGCGATTCTAGTAAGTATAGCCTATCTCTATCCTCGTCTACGACCTCTAGGGTTATTAGGATAGCTGCTTCTTACAGCTTTAATATACCTAGCAGAGCGTAG
- a CDS encoding Dimer-Tnp-hAT domain containing protein, which yields MEPSTPTLPSPSNIIRLDLTSLTPSPIPTSSPTPILSPTPIQYHESPDEFVQGGITYVKRAIIARKDFRQGTSHIWKYGLQYIRDSDKKEVYYCHECRVGKSKQELFVINGTSRIRNHLEQKHQIDPQSGIKRKGSVRKSIIDQQKDGAASSIFFWKESVEKFKELLIRWIVYCHIAFFQLENQYFRELLLFLNPALLNHLPKAAKTIRSWVMNAFISKKQQLREDLHHSRSRISISFDLWTSPNPYAILGVVAMWIDTTGMRRVTALGMRRIYGEHTGENLGSVVLELLEEYDISGDQIGYFMLDNASANDTAVEFILKDLCPWMKSKQRRHRRLRCLGHVINLCCQAFLMGETVEELWKKFGCLGRLHNLVRYIRLTPQRREEFATIIIGGDLSQFDGLELIQNNSTRWNSWFYSITRALNVRERLELFSARHVPGKGSVGIANFKLDGQHWFELEKIELALKDFYAATLLSEGKKTSLADWFSTLDCLLREISETKDHYHDIHTEDDNNFTWKYLQGCADAAWLKCVEYYNNQQLNWQNRFPEDTDLPPAYYAAQILDPYRKWGWFRQEWVLHGDEEKKRWFENAQLAVKHLWETEYKGRYPVEMLPPPARKERDPDPAFDRQREHKRIRIDAPVSTTDLYEQYISTDRLHNEEAGCNEAIAYWLSRYDSQRDLARFALDMFAISPMSDECERLFSSAKLTIVDRRGRLKADIIEACECLRAWYGKPQAEGNSDIEDSENEDD from the exons atggagccttcaacaccaaccttaccgtccccatcgaatattataagactagatttaacgtctcttactccatctcctatccccacgtcatcacccacccctatactatcacccactcctattcaatatcacgaatctccagatgagttcgtgcagggcggtatcacgtacgtgaaacgtgcaataattgcaaggaaggatttccgtcaaggtacatcacacatctggaagtacggactccaatacattcgagatagcgataagaaagaggtgtattactgccatgagtgcagggttgggaagagcaagcaagagttgtttgtcatcaatggcacttctaggatccggaatcacctggaacagaagcaccagattgatccccagagtggcatcaagcgaaagggttctgtacggaagtctataatcgaccagcaaaaggatggggctgcttccagcatctttttctggaaggagtcagtagagaagtttaaagagcttctaattcgttggattgtgtactgccatatcgccttctttcaattagagaaccagtactttcgtgaactactcctctttttaaatccggcactactcaaccacctcccgaaggctgcgaagactatccgaagctgggtaatgaatgcattcatatcgaagaagcaacagcttagggaggacctacaccattcacggagtaggatctctatctcctttgatctctggacttcaccaaacccttacgctatcctaggcgtcgtcgctatgtggattgatactaccggcatgcgacgtgttaccgctttaggtatgcgacgtatatacggcgaacacactggagagaatcttggatcggtggtccttgaattgctggaagaatacgacattagcggagatcagattggatactttatgctggataatgcctcggcaaatgataccgctgttgagtttatactcaaggatctctgcccatggatgaagtcaaaacaacgtcgtcatcgccggctgcgttgcttgggccatgtcatcaacctctgttgccaggcgttccttatgggcgaaact gtggaagagctctggaagaagttcggatgtttgggtcgtcttcacaacctggtgcgatacatcaggcttactccacaacggcgtgaggagtttgctacaattattatcggcggagatctttcgcaattcgacgggcttgagcttatccagaacaactcgacccgctggaactcatggttttattcgattacacgtgcattaaatgttcgagaacgtttagagctcttctcggctcgtcatgtacctggaaagggctccgtagggatcgcgaactttaagcttgatggacagcactggtttgagcttgaaaagattgaactcgctctcaaagacttctatgctgcaactttgctttctgaaggtaagaagacgtcacttgcggactggttttcaactttggactgccttctccgggagataagcgagacgaaggatcactaccacgacatccacactgaggacgataacaactttacatggaagtaccttcaaggctgcgctgatgctgcttggttaaagtgcgttgagtactataacaatcagcagctgaattggcaaaatcgattccctgaagatactgaccttccaccggcatattatgcggctcaaatccttgatccatatcgcaagtggggatggttcaggcaagagtgggttcttcatggcgacgaagagaagaagaggtggtttgaaaacgcacaattagcggtgaagcatctctgggagacagagtataagggaaggtaccctgtcgagatgctgccaccaccagccaggaaggagagagatcctgacccagcatttgatcgccagcgggaacataagcgcattcgaatagacgctccagtttctacaactgatttgtatgaacaatacatctctactgaccggcttcataacgaagaggcaggttgcaatgaggctattgcgtactggctatctcgctacgactcccaacgagatctcgctcgcttcgctctagacatgtttgcgatctcgcctatgtcggatgaatgcgaacgtctttttagtagcgcgaagcttactatcgtcgatcgccgtggtaggctgaaggcagatattatagaagcgtgcgagtgtctccgggcctggtatggaaagccccaagctgaggggaacagcgatatcgaggatagtgagaacgaagacgactag
- a CDS encoding ZnF-C2HC domain containing protein, protein MGKITTQLVITGAERKGRPKSIQPGNREWVTLIAAISAAELMRDRISSLEKANSAASARRQRSKRHIQKHGVLIKGAGEDILAQNEADQQIAHEERQGGARLGLSQRAQRRCTRCKETGHNSRTCNANTVDIK, encoded by the coding sequence atgggcaagattacaacgcagctagttataacaggagcagagaggaaaggcaggccgaagagtattcagccaggcaatcgcgagtgggtaacgctgatcgctgctatcagcgctgctgagctgatgcgcgatcggatctccagtcttgagaaggctaacagcgcagcctcagcgcgtaggcagcgctctaaaaggcatatacagaagcatggagtacttataaagggagctggagaggatatactggctcaaaatgaggctgaccagcagattgctcatgaagagcgtcaaggaggagcgcgattaggcctcagccagcgcgctcaaaggcgctgcactaggtgcaaggagactgggcacaactcgcgcacatgcaacGCTAATACTGTTGATATAaagtaa
- a CDS encoding calpain-B — MVQEAPAPALRPRFPVRKQAPQRNIDEFWHKFTTKHPGKIFTILPDNLYAKRAAAHAPRGSIAGVNALASYEEAREACTRKVAKIVKECRRLNQKYRDPHFDIEADFKRHQAFPDTPPDCLTGLNEEKTEFNPLSVKRVEDIFDHPQFLIEGATANDVRQGNDGDCWFMSALATISNKDGLIQRVCVARDEKVGVYGFVFHRDGEWISEVIDDKLYLIKEDFDEAKLERHHWLELQNRKSPEDEYRTVMQTGSRALYFAQCSDPNETWLPLLEKAFAKAHGDYSAIEGGFVGEGIEDLTGGVTSEIFATDILDKDKFWREELMNVNKTFLFGCGQMGGIYGARKGIQEKHAYSIMEAREVDGQRLLKLRNPWGRSEWTGRWSDGSEEWTPEWMKKLNHKFGDDGVFWISYQDILRTYQHFDRTRLFGPEWTVSQQWTSVNVPWSVDYLDTKFKIHLAKGGPVVIVLSQLDDRYYEGLEGQYEFNLQFRLHKDDEEEYIVRSNGTYYMKRSVSTELDLEAGNYTVLLKIKATRSAEKPTPDEVIRETCTKRREKLLSIGLSYDLAHAKGQFREQEEDMQQRLKEQKIERKKLEMKQSYERGKRLRKRAELREQKKAAKETRRLNRAGDMQEITRKLQDLPGLGINVEEENRVSGDDEAKPLHQAVSRHHRGSSTGSLRERSESPSGGFGGRGGYNKGRDGYNVALPGALQGRGGYNRDTHGNAMSETLALQGRGGYNHSPQGSSNAHSQGFQGRGGYNQNMSGELQGRGGYNQNMPGELQGRGGYNQNMPGELQGRGGYNTELPGMYQGRDGYNGRDGYNDGPLTDSPMPTPLPTPLPTPMTDEFRPGTPSQIAYSPRRSPAQSRRATLTPIPGVRPGIQVSRGRGISVCSHRAHTPNDISDDSSWDSEIDGPCSADSGLSDDDEDTPRIFSDRHPRYVGYNSARYTHVEEDEFESDPWNAVCVVSLRVFSKDNTDVTIEVQNGEGDRRKKNDGDDASVASMGIARRKEKELDVDDSAADATSPMRTRSTGLDDELIKRSRTEEAELVSQVGTAPAGMERSRQGTLS, encoded by the exons ATGGTTCAGGAGGCGCCAGCACCCGCTCTACGTCCACGTTTTCCAGTGAGGAAACAAGCCCCTCAGAGAAACATTGATGAATTCTggcacaagttcactacgAAACACCCTGGCAAGATATTTACTATCTTACCCGACAACCTTTATGCCAAGCGCGCCGCTGCACATGCGCCTAGGGGCTCCATTGCCGGAGTCAATGCACTTGCGTCCTACGAGGAAGCTAGGGAGGCATGCACTAGAAAGGTGGCCAAGATCGTCAAGGAATGCCGACGCCTGAACCAAAAGTACCGAGACCCGCATTTTGACATAGAAGCCGATTTCAAGCGCCACCAGGCGTTCCCAGATACACCACCCGACTGTCTTACCGGTCTTAATGAAGAAAAGACTGAATTCAATCCCTTGTCAGTCAAGCGGGTAGAG GACATTTTCGACCATCCACAGTTCCTCATAGAAGGCGCCACAGCCAACGACGTACGGCAAGGGAATGACGGTGATTGCTGGTTTATGTCTGCATTGGCAACAATATCGAATAAAGATGGCCTGATACAACGGGTATGTGTGGCACGGGACGAGAAGGTCGGCGTATACGGTTTCGTTTTCCACAGAG ACGGCGAATGGATATCCGAGGTTATCGACGACAAATTGTATCTTATCAAAGAGGACTTCGACGAGGCAAAACTCGAACGCCACCACTGGCTAGAATTACAGAACCGTAAAAGTCCAGAGGATGAATACCGTACAGTCATGCAGACTGGTTCCCGAGCGCTATATTTTGCACAGTGTAGCGATCCCAATGAGACCTGGCTTCCGTTACTCGAAAAAGCTTTCGCAAAGGCGCACGGCGACTACAGTGCGATCGAAGGAGGCTTCGTGGGCGAAGGTATTGAAGACCTCACAGGAGGAGTTACCTCCGAAATCTTCGCAACAGATATCCTGGACAAGGACAAGTTTTGGCGCGAGGAGCTCATGAATGTCAACAAGACTTTTCTGTTCGGATGTGGTCAGATGGGTGGCATCTACGGGGCACGAAAAGGCATCCAAGAGAAGCACGCTTACTCCATCATGGAGGCTCGTGAAGTTGATGGTCAGCGACTATTGAAGCTCCGCAACCCCTGGGGGCGTTCAGAGTGGACTGGTCGCTGGAGTGATGGATCCGAGGAGTGGACTCCGGAGTGGATGAAGAAGCTCAACCATAAGTTCGGTGACGATGGTGTCTTCTGGATCTCCTACCAAGATATTTTGCGCACCTATCAACATTTTGATCGCACAAGGCTCTTCGGACCAGAGTGGACCGTGTCTCAGCAGTGGACGAGCGTCAACGTTCCTTGGAGTGTTGACTACCTCGATACCAAGTTCAAAATCCATCTCGCCAAGGGTGGTCCTGTCGTCATCGTGCTTAGCCAGCTCGATGATCGCTACTACGAGGGTCTCGAGGGGCAGTATGAATTCAACTTGCAGTTTCGTCTGCACAaagacgacgaggaagaaTACATTGTCCGCAGCAACGGTACATACTACATGAAACGGTCTGTCTCTACTGAGCTGGATCTTGAAGCCGGCAATTACACTGTCTTGCTCAAGATCAAAGCCACTCGGAGCGCGGAAAAGCCCACGCCAGATGAAGTTATCCGGGAAACGTGCACCAAACGGCGCGAGAAGCTGCTATCGATTGGTCTGTCCTATGATCTTGCCCACGCCAAGGGACAATTCAGAGAGCAAGAAGAGGACATGCAACAGCGTCTCAAGGAGCAGAAGATCGAACGCAAGAAACTGGAGATGAAGCAATCGTACGAGCGCGGCAAGAGACTACGGAAAAGGGCTGAGCTCCGTGAACAAAAGAAGGCTGCCAAGGAAACTCGTAGACTCAACAGGGCCGGCGATATGCAGGAAATTACGAGAAAGCTGCAAGACCTGCCTGGCCTTGGTATCAATGTCGAGGAAGAGAACCGTGTCTCGGGTGACGACGAAGCCAAACCACTTCACCAAGCTGTTTCAAGACATCATCGCGGATCAAGTACAGGCTCTCTCCGCGAGCGGTCGGAAAGCCCTAGTGGCGGTTTCGGGGGCCGAGGGGGATACAACAAAGGCCGTGATGGATACAACGTGGCGTTGCCAGGAGCACTACAAGGTCGTGGTGGTTACAATCGCGACACTCATGGCAACGCCATGTCCGAAACGTTGGCTCTCCAAGGCCGCGGTGGATACAATCACAGCCCACAAGGGTCTTCCAATGCTCACAGCCAAGGTTTCCAAGGACGTGGAGGTTACAACCAGAACATGTCTGGCGAGCTACAGGGCAGGGGAGGGTACAACCAAAACATGCCCGGTGAGCTTCAAGGTAGAGGAGGCTACAATCAAAATATGCCTGGAGAACTCCAGGGTAGAGGAGGGTACAACACGGAGTTACCCGGCATGTATCAAGGCCGGGATGGCTATAATGGCCGCGATGGATACAACGATGGGCCCTTGACGGATTCGCCAATGCCAACGCCACTGCCAACACCTCTTCCAACACCCATGACCGATGAATTCCGGCCGGGTACTCCATCCCAGATAGCTTACAGCCCTCGTCGATCTCCCGCTCAATCTCGCCGCGCAACCCTCACACCAATCCCTGGTGTACGCCCAGGTATACAGGTCAGCCGCGGTCGAGGCATTAGCGTATGCTCGCATCGTGCACACACTCCCAATGATATATCTGACGATTCTTCATGGGATTCCGAGATTGATGGTCCTTGTTCGGCCGATTCGGGCCTTTcagatgatgatgaagacaCTCCGCGAATTTTCTCTGACCGGCATCCGCGGTACGTTGGGTACAACAGCGCACGCTATACACATGTCGAAGAGGATGAGTTTGAGAGCGATCCCTGGAACGCAGTCTGCGTCGTCAGCCTCCGCGTTTTCAGCAAAGACAACACCGATGTCACCATTGAAGTCCAGAATGGTGAAGGGGATCGCCGCAAGAAGAACGATGGCGACGATGCTAGTGTAGCTAGCATGGGCATAGCGAGGAGGAAAGAAAAGGAACTAGATGTGGACGATAGTGCTGCGGATGCTACCAGCCCGATGCGTACCAGGAGCACAGGGCTTGATGATGAGCTCATCAAACGGTCCAGGACCGAGGAAGCGGAGTTGGTGAGCCAGGTGGGAACTGCACCGGCGGGAATGGAGAGAAGTCGCCAGGGAACATTGAGTTAA